A single genomic interval of Candidatus Gracilibacteria bacterium harbors:
- a CDS encoding DedA family protein codes for MHDLINTLFSFFSTIDYTAIFILMTLESSIFPVPSELVMIPAGVSAAAGHIDPFLAVLVGGVGSVVGALLNYWILGQWLGRPFLEKYGKYILITKAKYKKAEDLFLQNDRIYTFIGRLLPVVRHLISIPAGIFRMKMLPFISITFLGATLWCAVLVTLGYIFGDSMTTLIGRYGNEVGYVSIVLIGIYLWFKIFRK; via the coding sequence ATGCACGATCTTATCAATACACTTTTTTCGTTCTTTTCGACGATTGATTATACGGCGATTTTTATCCTCATGACGCTGGAATCTTCGATTTTCCCTGTTCCATCCGAGCTCGTCATGATACCCGCTGGGGTTTCTGCTGCTGCTGGACATATTGATCCATTTCTTGCTGTTCTTGTTGGCGGAGTTGGTTCTGTTGTGGGGGCGCTGTTGAATTATTGGATTCTCGGACAATGGCTCGGGCGTCCTTTCCTCGAGAAATATGGGAAATATATCCTCATCACGAAAGCAAAATACAAAAAAGCAGAAGATCTTTTTCTCCAGAATGACAGGATATATACATTTATCGGACGACTCCTCCCAGTCGTGCGTCATCTGATCTCGATTCCTGCTGGTATTTTTCGCATGAAGATGCTCCCATTTATCTCGATTACATTTCTCGGTGCGACTCTCTGGTGTGCGGTTCTTGTGACTCTCGGGTACATCTTCGGAGATAGTATGACAACTCTGATTGGACGATATGGGAATGAGGTTGGATATGTTTCTATTGTACTGATTGGTATCTATCTTTGGTTCAAGATTTTCCGGAAATAG
- a CDS encoding DoxX family protein: MNWLFFLGRLLLVAIFYSSAYSKITNFDMFVGIADGAGMPFPVIAIIGAIALDLVGATLLLVGKKFAGSGAALLILFLIVATPFFHNFWVEAPGSLAYTNQYNNFMKNLSILGAMFIMLWYYQNECPVLKFLGLAKGEKK; encoded by the coding sequence ATGAATTGGCTATTCTTTCTTGGTCGGCTCCTCTTGGTTGCTATTTTCTATTCTTCTGCTTATAGCAAAATAACAAACTTCGATATGTTCGTTGGTATTGCTGATGGTGCTGGTATGCCATTTCCTGTGATTGCTATCATTGGTGCCATTGCTCTTGATCTCGTCGGAGCAACACTTCTCCTCGTGGGAAAAAAGTTCGCTGGATCTGGTGCTGCACTTCTCATTCTATTCCTCATTGTTGCGACTCCATTCTTTCATAACTTCTGGGTGGAAGCTCCTGGAAGCCTCGCATACACGAACCAATACAACAACTTCATGAAGAATCTCTCTATTCTTGGTGCGATGTTCATCATGCTCTGGTACTACCAGAATGAATGTCCAGTTCTCAAGTTTCTCGGACTGGCGAAAGGAGAAAAGAAATAA
- a CDS encoding glycine--tRNA ligase, translated as MAADMQTLVTFAKTKGFVYQGSEIYGGLANSWDYGPLGILLKENIKNLWMKTFVQKRKDMVLLDAAIMMNPNVWVASGHVGSFSDPLMECRGCNTRHRADKLIEEALEKDANFPVPNSWAGDKTSLDDLNAYMKLGHIVCPNCGAKDWGDVKRFNLMLQTHQGTTEDALSLVYLRPETAQGIFVNFPNIARSSRKKIPFGVAQCGKAFRNEITPKNFIFRTREFEQIEIEYFCKPGTDAELFQEWLENETTFFTEVLGFKAEKVRFVEIPKEGLPHYSKRAGDFEYLFPFGWGEISTLANRTDYDLNAHMSLSKQDLSYFDPFDNTKYIPYVIEPSIGLSRLTLAAMCDAYDEVTNEEGSRVVMRFAPQVAPVKVGVFPLVKKFSEQADELYSLLSSEFMCEYDEAGTIGKRYARADEIGIPFSICVEPENYDQGQVTVRDRDTGEQEIVKIENLITWLKSKGC; from the coding sequence ATGGCAGCAGATATGCAAACACTCGTTACCTTTGCGAAAACAAAAGGTTTTGTCTATCAGGGTTCTGAGATCTACGGAGGTCTTGCGAACTCATGGGACTACGGTCCACTCGGAATCCTTCTCAAGGAAAATATCAAAAATCTCTGGATGAAGACTTTTGTTCAGAAGCGAAAAGATATGGTACTTCTCGATGCAGCAATCATGATGAATCCAAATGTGTGGGTTGCGTCGGGTCATGTTGGATCATTTTCTGATCCACTCATGGAATGTCGTGGATGTAATACTCGTCATCGCGCAGATAAGCTCATCGAAGAAGCACTCGAAAAAGATGCGAATTTTCCTGTACCGAACAGTTGGGCTGGAGATAAGACTTCTCTCGATGATCTCAATGCATATATGAAGCTCGGTCATATTGTATGTCCGAATTGTGGTGCGAAAGATTGGGGTGATGTAAAGCGATTCAATCTCATGCTCCAGACACATCAGGGAACGACAGAAGATGCACTTTCTCTTGTCTATCTTCGTCCTGAGACAGCTCAGGGAATCTTCGTGAACTTCCCGAACATTGCTCGCAGTTCTCGCAAAAAAATCCCATTCGGTGTCGCACAGTGCGGAAAGGCATTTCGCAATGAAATCACTCCGAAAAACTTCATTTTTCGAACTCGTGAATTCGAACAGATCGAGATTGAATATTTCTGCAAACCAGGAACTGATGCAGAACTCTTCCAGGAATGGCTCGAAAACGAGACAACATTCTTTACGGAAGTTCTCGGATTCAAGGCAGAGAAGGTTCGTTTTGTCGAAATCCCAAAAGAAGGACTTCCACACTATTCGAAGCGGGCTGGAGATTTTGAATACCTCTTTCCATTCGGTTGGGGAGAAATCTCAACGCTCGCGAATCGTACGGACTATGATCTCAATGCGCATATGTCCCTCTCGAAACAAGATCTCTCCTACTTCGATCCGTTTGATAATACGAAGTATATTCCATACGTGATCGAGCCATCTATCGGACTTTCTCGTCTCACGCTCGCAGCTATGTGTGATGCGTATGATGAGGTGACGAATGAAGAGGGAAGTCGTGTAGTGATGCGTTTTGCACCACAGGTTGCACCAGTGAAGGTTGGAGTATTTCCACTCGTGAAAAAATTCTCAGAACAAGCGGATGAACTCTATTCACTTCTTTCGAGTGAATTCATGTGTGAATATGATGAAGCGGGAACTATCGGAAAGCGATATGCTCGTGCAGATGAAATCGGTATCCCATTCTCTATCTGTGTCGAACCAGAGAACTACGATCAAGGTCAAGTGACGGTTCGCGATCGTGATACGGGAGAACAAGAAATTGTGAAAATCGAGAATCTCATCACTTGGCTCAAATCGAAAGGTTGCTAA
- a CDS encoding ATP-dependent DNA helicase RecG has protein sequence MILTKSLLHTTDTYIKKLREVGIETVRDFLSLFPRGIEDKSEMIEDFSLINIKEKQAIKCKIELLTEESTRNKKLLIKAVLADKSGFHAEAVWWNRRMLLTQFHPGDIVIIYGQAKYEYGRLSWNSADIEHYREKRREVLPVYSDVNYIPGNWIREKMALLRGYIDDIPDEIPDDIRQKKGLRRKNANIRDIHFPESIEAFERAKQELGYGELFVFQKRGLDKKYNALAASEGHARATPLDTELVKSLIADLPFPLTNKQKIVLFQILKDMEQPHAMARLLQGDVGTGKTVVALIAAIHMILSNRMKNSKGKIYGNVYLEAQNESTNDSKSGIINLESGIGLQVAIMAPTEILARQHFAGNEAWLMKWGIRSDLLVGSLTARMKEDARERLKSGNTDIIFGTHALIQDSVQFANLGFVVVDEQHRFGVEQRKVLEEYCSKIQNSKFKIQNDNKKNLVPQGIHFNKSGIINLESSIVPHRLNMSATPIPRTLALTLYGDQDVSILDEYPVGRKLIHTRVVREDQRVEMYRFIEEEIRQGRQVYWISPLVDSKKNMEMKSWKNGESEGATLSEGRGKQFSDERQQSGNEFVDPSGAFGTFQSGKVRDSESKEDIASAVEMQITLSTIFPKLTIGLIHGKMSGKEKDRIMQDFYENKIHILSSTSVVEVGVNNPNATIICIEAAERFGLSQLHQFRGRVGRGDDQSYCYLFTTKEYKTDRLRAMEQTNDGFELAEIDLELRGPGEVYGVRQSGVPDLHFADITDFALVSEIRADIEEWMKGKSQK, from the coding sequence ATGATTCTCACGAAATCCCTTCTGCATACAACGGATACCTATATCAAGAAACTGCGCGAAGTAGGCATCGAGACCGTGCGAGATTTTCTCTCGCTTTTTCCGCGTGGGATCGAAGATAAGAGTGAGATGATTGAGGATTTTTCTCTCATCAATATTAAGGAGAAACAAGCCATAAAGTGCAAAATCGAACTCCTCACGGAAGAGAGCACGCGCAACAAGAAACTCCTCATCAAGGCCGTTCTCGCGGACAAAAGTGGATTCCATGCGGAAGCCGTCTGGTGGAATCGTCGCATGCTCCTGACACAATTCCATCCTGGAGATATAGTCATCATCTATGGACAGGCGAAGTATGAATATGGGCGACTCTCGTGGAATAGTGCTGATATCGAACATTACCGAGAAAAACGTCGAGAAGTTCTGCCTGTATATTCTGATGTGAACTATATTCCTGGGAATTGGATTCGTGAGAAAATGGCATTGTTGCGCGGATATATCGATGATATTCCGGATGAGATTCCAGACGATATCCGCCAGAAAAAATGACTCCGACGCAAAAATGCGAATATTCGTGATATCCATTTTCCAGAATCAATAGAGGCTTTTGAGAGAGCAAAACAAGAACTCGGATATGGAGAACTTTTTGTCTTCCAGAAACGCGGTCTCGATAAAAAATATAACGCACTTGCGGCAAGCGAAGGACATGCGCGAGCAACACCACTCGACACGGAGCTCGTGAAGTCGCTCATTGCCGATCTTCCCTTTCCGCTCACGAACAAGCAGAAAATCGTGCTTTTCCAGATTCTCAAGGATATGGAGCAACCGCACGCCATGGCACGACTCCTGCAGGGTGATGTCGGAACTGGGAAAACTGTCGTGGCACTTATTGCTGCAATCCATATGATTCTTAGCAATCGAATGAAAAATTCAAAATGAAAAATTTATTGAAATGTATACCTTGAGGCACAAAATGAAAGTACCAATGACTCGAAATCTTGAATTATTAATCTTGAATCTTGAATCTGATTACAAGTTGCCATCATGGCTCCGACGGAGATTCTCGCACGCCAGCATTTCGCTGGCAATGAGGCTTGGCTCATGAAGTGGTGAATCCGATCAGATCTCCTTGTCGGATCACTCACAGCACGGATGAAAGAAGATGCACGAGAGCGACTCAAGTCTGGAAATACGGATATTATTTTCGGTACCCATGCGCTCATCCAAGATTCAGTCCAATTCGCGAATCTCGGATTCGTCGTCGTCGATGAACAACACCGATTCGGAGTCGAGCAACGGAAAGTTTTGGAAGAATACTGTTCGAAAATTCAAAATTCTAAATTTAAAATTCAAAATGATAATAAAAAAAATCTTGTACCTCAAGGTATACATTTCAATAAATCTTGAATCATTAATCTTGAATCTAGTATAGTTCCCCACAGACTGAATATGTCTGCAACTCCAATCCCGCGTACACTCGCACTCACGCTCTATGGTGATCAGGATGTATCGATTCTCGATGAATATCCAGTAGGGCGAAAGCTAATACATACACGAGTTGTTCGAGAAGATCAACGCGTCGAGATGTATCGTTTTATCGAAGAAGAGATTCGACAATGAAGACAAGTTTACTGGATTTCTCCATTGGTTGATAGCAAAAAGAATATGGAGATGAAAAGCTGGAAAAATGGGGAGTCCGAGGGGGCGACACTGTCTGAATGAAGATGAAAACAGTTTTCTGATGAGCGACAGCAGAGTGGGAATGAGTTTGTCGACCCTTCGGGAGCTTTTGGTACTTTTCAATCATGAAAAGTACGGGATTCGGAATCGAAAGAAGATATCGCTTCCGCGGTCGAGATGCAGATCACTCTTTCGACCATATTCCCGAAGCTCACCATCGGACTCATCCATGGAAAAATGAGTGGAAAAGAAAAAGATAGAATCATGCAGGATTTTTATGAGAATAAGATTCATATCCTCTCTTCCACCTCCGTTGTTGAAGTGTGAGTGAATAATCCGAATGCGACGATTATCTGTATCGAGGCAGCGGAAAGATTCTGACTCTCGCAACTCCACCAGTTCCGTGGACGCGTCGGTCGAGGTGATGACCAGTCATATTGTTATCTCTTCACAACAAAAGAATACAAAACTGATCGACTGAGAGCCATGGAACAGACGAACGACGGATTCGAACTGGCAGAGATTGACCTCGAACTCCGATGACCAGGTGAAGTCTATGGTGTCCGTCAATCATGAGTTCCTGATCTTCATTTCGCAGATATCACTGATTTTGCTCTCGTCTCAGAAATCAGAGCAGATATAGAAGAATGGATGAAGTGAAAAAGTCAAAAATAG
- a CDS encoding class I SAM-dependent methyltransferase, which produces MSSQIISLHLKKIKSTSLKREIPNISEQNAEFLKNLIQEKNPKHILEVGTANGYSTLQFASVLPESSTITTVEYAWNMHNEAIEYFKNCKLKNIHAIWGDAKKVLPTLADEYFDFVFIDAMKKEYLQYLLVILSKCTPDAIIVIDDVEKFRDKMEDLYFWLSDNKIQYTLEKTDEDDSIMILERKSLPF; this is translated from the coding sequence ATGTCTTCCCAAATCATCTCCCTCCATCTCAAAAAAATCAAAAGTACTTCTCTCAAACGAGAAATCCCGAATATCTCTGAACAGAATGCGGAATTCCTCAAGAATCTCATACAAGAGAAAAATCCGAAACATATCCTCGAAGTTGGTACTGCCAATGGATATTCCACACTCCAATTCGCATCCGTTCTTCCAGAATCAAGCACCATCACGACAGTGGAATATGCATGGAATATGCACAATGAAGCAATAGAATATTTCAAGAATTGCAAACTCAAAAATATTCATGCTATCTGGTGAGATGCCAAGAAAGTCCTCCCAACTCTTGCGGATGAGTATTTCGATTTCGTTTTTATCGATGCGATGAAGAAGGAATATCTCCAATATCTTCTTGTCATTCTCTCCAAGTGTACGCCTGATGCAATCATCGTTATCGACGATGTTGAGAAGTTTCGCGATAAGATGGAAGACCTATATTTTTGGCTTTCTGATAACAAAATCCAGTACACACTCGAGAAAACGGATGAAGATGATAGTATCATGATTCTCGAAAGAAAATCACTCCCCTTCTAA
- the trxA gene encoding thioredoxin, whose translation MSTLASTDAAFAENIATGVTLVDFWAEWCGPCQMMIPRLEELASKVESKAKIMKHNVDNEPQVPTQFRIMSIPTIIVFKDGQPVEKFVGVQDVATLEAAIAKYV comes from the coding sequence ATGTCTACTCTTGCTTCTACTGATGCTGCTTTTGCAGAAAATATCGCCACTGGTGTTACTCTTGTTGATTTTTGGGCTGAATGGTGTGGACCATGTCAGATGATGATTCCTCGTCTCGAAGAACTCGCGAGCAAGGTCGAAAGCAAGGCAAAAATCATGAAACATAACGTCGATAACGAACCTCAGGTTCCGACTCAATTCCGCATCATGTCTATCCCGACTATTATCGTATTCAAGGATGGACAACCAGTTGAGAAATTCGTTGGTGTACAGGATGTTGCCACTCTCGAGGCTGCCATCGCGAAATATGTTTAA
- a CDS encoding DnaJ C-terminal domain-containing protein: MSKEYYSILGVSENATEDEIKKAYRKKAMELHPDRHGGDKTKEAEFKKLNEAYSVLSDPQKKSNYDRFGSAEGMGGMGGFGGFQGGFDAGDLGDIFSSFFGGGFGGGQSRRRADIGEDIEIQMKISLEDAIRGSNRTIEFSRETRCVYCHGKGGKTDTCTTCNGSGQVRERVQTIFGTMEQSRPCSTCHGTGEKITEKCTYCHGKGKTEEKISKTIDIPAGIENGMSIKMRGEGHGGKDGNGDLYITFSVPDREAGLTRERENLHYEVSLSPAEAVLGTEKTIEIPVLGKKTITVKSGTQYGTEIHFKHEGIPSLERKGTKGHLIIHLIIATPTKLSDDQKSLYEALLHTEGGKPLKKGWLDNLFGD; encoded by the coding sequence ATGTCCAAAGAATATTACTCGATACTCTGAGTATCTGAAAATGCTACGGAAGATGAGATAAAAAAAGCCTACCGAAAAAAGGCAATGGAACTCCATCCTGACCGTCACGGCGGAGATAAGACCAAAGAAGCGGAGTTCAAAAAACTCAATGAAGCCTATTCCGTTCTCTCTGATCCTCAGAAAAAGTCCAATTATGACCGATTCTGAAGTGCAGAATGAATGGGTGGTATGGGTGGGTTCTGATGATTCCAGTGAGGATTCGATGCAGGCGACCTTGGGGATATTTTCTCATCGTTTTTCGGTGGCGGATTCGGAGGAGGACAATCTCGACGTCGCGCTGATATTGGTGAAGATATCGAGATCCAGATGAAGATTTCTCTCGAAGATGCTATCCGTGGAAGCAATCGCACTATCGAATTCTCTCGCGAAACTCGATGTGTTTATTGTCATGGGAAATGAGGAAAAACTGACACTTGTACCACCTGTAATGGTAGCGGACAGGTTCGTGAACGCGTGCAGACGATTTTCGGAACCATGGAACAATCTCGACCATGTAGCACGTGTCATGGAACTGGTGAGAAAATCACGGAGAAATGTACATATTGTCATGGAAAAGGAAAAACTGAAGAAAAGATCTCAAAGACAATCGATATTCCTGCAGGAATCGAGAATGGCATGAGCATCAAGATGCGCGGTGAAGGTCATGGTGGCAAAGATGGAAACGGCGATCTCTATATCACTTTTTCTGTACCGGATCGCGAAGCGGGACTCACTCGCGAACGAGAGAATCTCCACTATGAAGTCTCGCTCTCCCCTGCTGAGGCGGTTCTCGGAACCGAGAAAACCATCGAAATTCCGGTTCTCGGGAAAAAAACGATAACCGTAAAATCGGGTACGCAGTACGGAACAGAGATCCACTTCAAGCATGAAGGCATACCTTCCCTGGAGCGAAAGTGAACAAAATGACATCTTATCATTCATCTCATTATCGCTACACCAACGAAGCTTTCTGACGACCAGAAAAGCCTCTATGAAGCACTTCTTCATACAGAGTGAGGAAAACCACTCAAGAAATGATGGCTCGATAATCTTTTTGGAGATTAA
- the lexA gene encoding transcriptional repressor LexA, with product MEKLTTKEQLVLQKVKEYLANGEKITIRGLQVALGYASPRSISVLLDQIMEKGWLYRDSRDELQLSPNFTSDSYEVRGIPLIGTVACGMPIFAEENIETEIPVSTKIVNRTDKYFFLRAQGDSMNQKEIDDGDLVLIRQTNIARNGDIIIALINDEATLKEFRQEKGSTYLIPHSDNPRHKPIILDESDGNIMIQGVFVRAFPGGLFN from the coding sequence ATGGAAAAACTCACCACCAAGGAACAACTCGTTCTCCAGAAAGTGAAGGAATACCTCGCGAATGGAGAGAAGATTACTATCCGATGACTTCAAGTAGCTCTCGGATACGCTTCTCCTCGATCCATCTCCGTTCTCCTCGATCAGATTATGGAGAAATGATGGCTCTATCGCGACTCCCGCGATGAGCTCCAACTCTCACCGAACTTCACGAGCGATAGCTATGAAGTCAGAGGAATTCCTCTCATCGGCACGGTCGCTTGCGGGATGCCCATCTTCGCTGAGGAGAACATCGAGACCGAGATTCCTGTCTCGACCAAGATAGTGAATCGCACGGATAAGTATTTCTTCCTCCGAGCACAGTGAGATTCTATGAATCAGAAAGAAATCGACGATGGAGACCTCGTTCTCATCCGCCAGACGAATATCGCACGGAATGGTGATATCATCATCGCACTCATCAATGATGAAGCAACCCTCAAAGAATTCCGCCAAGAAAAATGATCCACATATCTCATTCCCCACTCTGATAATCCTCGACACAAGCCGATTATCCTCGATGAATCCGATGGAAATATCATGATTCAATGAGTCTTCGTTCGAGCCTTTCCTGGTGGTCTCTTCAATTAA
- a CDS encoding FAD-dependent oxidoreductase: MLRTSFILTSKKQLTHDVFELVYSCPELPKEPPKSGQYVMFQLAPGLNRAYSLASYTTDTFTLIIKRIPDGRGSPMICDAEVGTTFPGMIPLGHFILQDTPKNKCFIGTGTGFAPLYCQMLESTKKDMKPIHIAFIFGVRNFSDDFYQTEIAELGKQFEQFQHVHYFSRETEFSPDHQTQNTKYQSGYVTDWIVPENISGYEEFYLCGSPAMVKSAREELEALGATKEQIFFEQF, encoded by the coding sequence ATGCTTCGAACTTCCTTCATTCTTACATCCAAGAAACAACTGACACACGATGTTTTCGAGCTCGTGTATTCATGTCCAGAACTCCCAAAGGAGCCACCAAAATCAGGACAGTACGTCATGTTCCAACTTGCCCCAGGACTCAATCGAGCCTACTCTCTTGCATCATATACAACCGATACTTTCACACTGATTATCAAGCGGATTCCTGATGGACGTGGGAGTCCGATGATCTGTGATGCGGAAGTTGGAACAACATTTCCAGGGATGATTCCGCTTGGACACTTCATTCTGCAGGATACCCCGAAGAATAAGTGTTTTATCGGAACTGGAACAGGATTTGCACCACTCTATTGTCAGATGCTTGAGAGCACAAAAAAAGATATGAAACCAATTCATATCGCATTCATCTTCTGAGTACGGAATTTTTCGGATGATTTTTATCAGACAGAAATCGCAGAACTCGGGAAACAATTCGAACAATTCCAACACGTGCACTACTTTTCTCGTGAGACCGAATTCTCTCCAGATCATCAAACACAGAATACGAAATACCAATCTGGTTATGTTACCGACTGGATTGTTCCAGAAAATATTTCTGGGTATGAAGAATTCTATCTCTGCGGCTCCCCTGCTATGGTAAAAAGCGCCCGAGAAGAACTCGAAGCGCTTGGTGCGACAAAAGAACAAATATTTTTCGAACAGTTCTAG
- a CDS encoding META domain-containing protein → MGKKIYIIGAILVGILGIRFADAATDAVACTMEYAPVCATVQVQCIMAPCNPVEQTFSNSCMARAAGATVVSTGECAPLVGGDSDEHGCKASAGYSWDATMKQCVRPWEQKKMTPRQALQSYDWSLVSLNDKNITQSGTLSFTRHTFHAKLCNTLNGKYVALMDRLFTRQVMSTMMYCEGDIMTVESLMSERGLSFMVGSDTLTITTRKGDTIVWQKP, encoded by the coding sequence ATGGGCAAGAAAATATATATCATCGGTGCGATTCTCGTATGAATTCTCGGAATTCGTTTTGCGGATGCTGCGACTGATGCGGTCGCATGTACTATGGAATATGCTCCAGTATGTGCAACGGTTCAGGTTCAGTGTATCATGGCTCCATGTAATCCTGTTGAGCAAACTTTTTCGAATAGCTGTATGGCTCGCGCTGCTGGTGCGACGGTTGTGAGTACTGGAGAGTGTGCACCACTTGTGGGAGGAGACAGTGACGAACATGGTTGCAAGGCTTCAGCTGGATACTCTTGGGATGCGACTATGAAGCAATGTGTGCGTCCATGGGAACAGAAGAAAATGACTCCACGCCAAGCACTTCAATCTTATGATTGGTCACTCGTGAGCCTGAATGACAAGAATATCACTCAGTCTGGCACACTTTCCTTCACTCGTCACACGTTCCATGCGAAGCTCTGTAATACTCTAAATGGGAAATATGTAGCACTTATGGATCGTCTCTTCACTCGTCAAGTGATGTCTACGATGATGTACTGCGAAGGAGATATCATGACGGTCGAGAGTCTCATGAGTGAGCGAGGACTCTCGTTCATGGTCGGGTCAGATACACTCACTATCACGACTCGAAAATGAGATACTATCGTCTGGCAAAAACCATAA
- the dnaK gene encoding molecular chaperone DnaK, which yields MSKIIGIDLGTTNSCVAFMEGGQAKVIPNAEGGNTTPSVVANKKGETIVGMPARRQAVTNPAGTIFSAKRFIGRKFSEVTEELKNVPFKVTEGPDGGCLIEWDGKGVRPEEISAKVLEKLKHDAEKFLGQKVTEAVITVPAYFNDAERQATINAGKIAGLDVKRIVNEPTAAALAYGADKNKDQKVAVYDFGGGTFDISILEIGSEGTFEVLATNGDTHLGGDDFDQRIFEYVMAEFQKETGIDLRKDAMAVQRVRSASEKAKIELSASSETEINEPFIAMNDGVPSNLLVKITRAKFEELIADLVERSLEPCRKVMKDAGLQASQINEVILVGGSTRVPMIKSKVEQFFSKKPNESVHPDEAVALGAAIQAGIIQGDVKDVLLLDVTPLSLGIETLGGVMTRMIERNTTIPTSKSQVYSTAVDNQDSVEIHILQGEREMANDNKSLGRFILSGIAAAPRGIPQIEVTLDIDASGVLHVTAKDKGTGKEQKITVQGSTGMSDDEVEKLVKEAEANREADKKKKESIEARNHADSLVYQTEKTLEENKGKYEEADGETAKSALERLKQVLADTNSTKEDIDEATKTLSDVMMKIGQAIYAHASDAEKPGEEKKNDDGSVEADVEEK from the coding sequence ATGTCAAAAATCATTGGTATCGATCTTGGTACGACGAATTCATGTGTCGCCTTCATGGAAGGTGGACAAGCAAAAGTAATCCCGAATGCAGAAGGAGGAAATACAACTCCATCCGTTGTCGCGAACAAGAAGGGTGAGACGATCGTTGGTATGCCAGCACGTCGCCAAGCAGTGACGAATCCTGCAGGAACGATTTTTTCTGCGAAGCGCTTCATCGGACGCAAGTTCTCAGAAGTGACTGAAGAGCTCAAGAATGTTCCATTCAAGGTCACAGAAGGTCCAGATGGAGGATGTCTCATCGAGTGGGATGGAAAGGGAGTTCGTCCAGAAGAGATTTCTGCGAAAGTCCTCGAAAAGCTCAAACATGATGCTGAGAAATTCCTCGGACAAAAAGTCACAGAAGCGGTTATCACCGTTCCTGCGTACTTCAACGATGCAGAACGTCAAGCAACTATCAATGCTGGGAAGATCGCCGGTCTTGACGTGAAGCGTATCGTGAATGAGCCGACAGCAGCAGCCCTCGCGTACGGTGCAGATAAGAACAAGGATCAGAAAGTAGCGGTTTATGACTTCGGTGGAGGAACATTCGATATTTCTATTCTCGAGATCGGTTCAGAAGGAACATTCGAAGTGCTCGCGACCAATGGTGATACTCACCTCGGTGGTGACGACTTCGATCAGCGTATTTTCGAATACGTCATGGCTGAGTTCCAGAAAGAAACAGGTATCGATCTCCGCAAGGATGCGATGGCAGTACAACGCGTACGTTCCGCATCAGAAAAAGCAAAAATCGAACTCTCAGCCAGTAGTGAGACAGAAATCAACGAACCATTCATCGCGATGAATGATGGTGTTCCATCGAATCTCCTTGTGAAAATCACTCGTGCGAAATTCGAAGAGCTCATCGCCGATCTCGTCGAGCGTTCACTCGAACCTTGCCGCAAGGTGATGAAAGATGCAGGTCTCCAAGCAAGTCAGATCAACGAAGTCATCCTCGTCGGAGGTTCGACTCGTGTTCCGATGATCAAGTCGAAGGTAGAACAATTCTTCTCGAAGAAGCCAAATGAATCCGTCCATCCTGATGAGGCAGTTGCTCTCGGTGCTGCGATCCAGGCGGGTATCATCCAAGGTGATGTGAAAGATGTTCTCCTCCTCGACGTGACTCCGCTCTCTCTCGGTATCGAGACGCTCGGTGGTGTGATGACTCGCATGATCGAACGCAATACGACTATCCCGACAAGCAAATCTCAAGTCTATTCAACTGCTGTTGATAACCAAGACTCAGTAGAGATTCATATCCTCCAGGGTGAACGTGAGATGGCAAATGATAACAAGTCTCTCGGTCGATTCATCCTCTCTGGTATCGCTGCTGCTCCACGCGGTATTCCTCAGATTGAGGTGACTCTCGATATCGATGCATCTGGCGTACTTCATGTGACAGCGAAGGATAAGGGAACTGGTAAAGAACAGAAAATCACAGTTCAAGGTTCGACTGGTATGTCAGATGATGAAGTCGAGAAACTCGTGAAGGAAGCGGAGGCAAACCGTGAAGCTGACAAGAAAAAGAAAGAATCTATCGAAGCTCGCAATCATGCTGACTCTCTCGTCTATCAGACGGAGAAAACGCTCGAAGAGAACAAGGGAAAATATGAAGAAGCTGATGGTGAGACTGCGAAATCTGCTCTCGAACGTCTCAAACAAGTCCTCGCTGACACCAATTCTACCAAGGAAGATATCGATGAAGCAACGAAGACTCTCTCTGATGTGATGATGAAGATCGGTCAAGCAATCTACGCTCACGCCAGCGACGCTGAGAAGCCAGGTGAAGAGAAGAAAAATGATGATGGTTCTGTGGAAGCTGATGTTGAGGAAAAATAA